The following coding sequences are from one Microbacterium sp. SORGH_AS_0969 window:
- a CDS encoding LCP family protein, with protein sequence MTLAPPRASSRSPLVEQRPLRNPDLGSTAVMTRRGWWLVVANLLIPGSAQVLAGNRRLGRFGLAATLALWVGLVLVALGALLAPSSLFALATGSFIPDFLSWFRWVPLTIVQALLVGYAVLWIVLTIDTLRLVRLVRTGPLARFGIAIVSIGLTSMLVAGAGWAVQTAGTTRDTIAEIFAQSAPVVPPSDGYYNILLLGGDSGEGRDSMRFDSISVVSINASTGAVTITGIPRDMPHFPFAPGPMQDKYPNGHEGKFDPDCGWGSGINQLRTEVEVCQDGKALYPDAESRGSEPGIEATKDAAEGILGIQIPYYVLLDMKGFADVVDALGGVDITVDERLPKGGPAYDGQPVDDWAFGWIEPGAQHMDGDTAQWYARSRYTTSDFDRMRRQRQLQEAILAQFTPQNVLTHFQEVAAAGTNTVETDLPQSLIAPTLVDLALKAKDQPVSTIELTPEGGIDEFDPDYAQVQQIVHDKLHPPTETEAPSP encoded by the coding sequence ATGACCCTCGCGCCCCCGCGCGCGTCGTCGCGCTCGCCGCTGGTCGAACAGCGTCCGCTGCGCAACCCCGATCTCGGATCCACCGCGGTCATGACCCGGCGCGGTTGGTGGCTCGTCGTCGCGAACCTCCTCATCCCGGGCTCCGCTCAGGTGCTCGCAGGCAACAGGCGTCTCGGGCGCTTCGGCCTCGCCGCGACCCTGGCACTGTGGGTCGGACTCGTGCTCGTCGCTCTCGGTGCCCTGCTGGCGCCGAGCAGCCTGTTCGCCCTGGCGACCGGATCGTTCATCCCCGACTTCTTGTCGTGGTTCCGCTGGGTTCCGCTCACGATCGTGCAAGCGCTGCTCGTGGGGTACGCCGTGCTGTGGATCGTGTTGACCATCGACACGCTCCGCCTCGTCCGCCTCGTCCGGACCGGCCCGCTCGCGCGATTCGGCATCGCGATCGTCTCGATCGGCCTCACCAGCATGCTCGTGGCCGGGGCGGGGTGGGCGGTGCAGACCGCGGGGACGACCCGCGACACAATCGCCGAGATCTTCGCTCAGTCCGCCCCCGTCGTCCCGCCCTCCGACGGGTACTACAACATCCTGCTGCTCGGCGGCGACTCCGGCGAAGGGCGCGACTCGATGCGCTTCGACAGCATCTCGGTGGTCTCCATCAACGCCTCCACGGGTGCCGTCACGATCACCGGCATCCCGCGCGACATGCCCCACTTCCCCTTCGCGCCTGGTCCGATGCAGGACAAGTACCCGAACGGCCACGAGGGCAAGTTCGACCCGGACTGCGGGTGGGGCAGCGGCATCAACCAGCTGCGCACCGAGGTCGAAGTCTGTCAGGACGGCAAAGCCCTGTACCCGGATGCCGAGTCACGGGGGTCCGAGCCGGGCATCGAGGCCACCAAGGACGCGGCCGAGGGCATCCTCGGCATCCAGATCCCGTACTACGTGCTCCTCGACATGAAGGGGTTCGCCGACGTGGTGGACGCCCTCGGCGGCGTCGACATCACGGTCGACGAGCGACTCCCGAAGGGCGGCCCCGCCTACGACGGGCAGCCCGTCGACGACTGGGCATTCGGGTGGATCGAACCGGGTGCACAGCACATGGACGGCGACACGGCGCAGTGGTACGCGCGTTCGCGGTACACCACGAGCGACTTCGACCGGATGCGGCGTCAGCGGCAGCTGCAGGAGGCGATCCTCGCGCAGTTCACCCCTCAGAACGTCCTCACGCACTTCCAAGAGGTCGCGGCGGCCGGGACCAACACCGTCGAGACCGACCTTCCCCAGAGCCTGATCGCCCCCACGCTGGTCGATCTCGCCCTCAAGGCCAAGGACCAGCCCGTCTCGACCATCGAGCTGACGCCGGAGGGCGGGATCGACGAGTTCGACCCCGACTACGCCCAGGTCCAGCAGATCGTCCACGACAAGCTGCATCCGCCCACCGAGACGGAGGCGCCCTCCCCGTGA
- the rfbB gene encoding dTDP-glucose 4,6-dehydratase: protein MSRLLVTGGAGFIGSNFVHHVIAHTDHTVTVLDKLTYAGNRASLEGLPEDRVRLVVGDIADAAVVDPLVAEADAVVHYAAESHNDNSLHDPRPFLDTNIIGTYTLLEAARRHDVRFHHISTDEVYGDLELDDPARFTESTPYNPSSPYSSTKAGSDLLVRAWVRSFGVRATISNCSNNYGPYQHVEKFIPRQITNVIRGIRPKLYGTGENVRDWIHADDHSSAVLTILDKGEIGETYLIGADGEKDNKSVVELILQIAGQPNDAYDLVTDRPGHDLRYAIDSTKLRTELGWTPTYGDFESGLAATIQWYRDNEAWWAPSKDGVEAFYASKGQ from the coding sequence ATGAGTCGTCTTCTCGTGACCGGTGGCGCCGGTTTCATCGGTTCCAACTTCGTGCACCACGTCATCGCGCACACCGACCACACGGTGACGGTGCTCGACAAGCTCACCTACGCGGGCAACCGCGCGTCGCTCGAGGGCCTCCCCGAGGACCGCGTGCGTCTCGTCGTCGGCGACATCGCCGACGCGGCCGTCGTCGACCCGCTGGTGGCTGAGGCCGACGCCGTGGTGCACTACGCCGCCGAGTCGCACAACGACAACTCGCTGCACGACCCGCGCCCCTTCCTCGACACCAACATCATCGGCACGTACACGCTGCTCGAAGCCGCGCGCCGTCACGACGTGCGCTTCCACCACATCTCGACCGACGAGGTGTACGGCGATCTCGAGCTCGACGATCCGGCGCGCTTCACCGAGTCGACGCCCTACAACCCGTCATCGCCGTACTCGTCGACGAAAGCCGGGTCCGACCTCCTCGTGCGCGCGTGGGTGCGCTCCTTCGGCGTTCGCGCCACGATCAGCAACTGCTCGAACAACTACGGCCCCTACCAGCACGTCGAGAAGTTCATCCCCCGCCAGATCACCAACGTCATCCGCGGAATTCGCCCGAAGCTCTATGGCACCGGGGAGAACGTGCGTGACTGGATCCACGCCGACGACCATTCCTCGGCCGTGCTCACCATCCTCGACAAGGGCGAGATCGGCGAGACCTATCTCATCGGCGCGGACGGCGAGAAAGACAACAAGAGCGTCGTCGAACTGATTCTGCAGATCGCCGGTCAGCCCAACGACGCGTACGACCTCGTGACCGACCGTCCGGGCCATGACCTGCGCTACGCCATCGACTCGACCAAGCTTCGGACCGAACTGGGCTGGACGCCGACGTACGGCGACTTCGAGTCGGGGCTCGCGGCCACGATCCAGTGGTACCGCGACAACGAGGCCTGGTGGGCGCCGTCGAAGGACGGCGTCGAGGCCTTCTACGCCAGCAAGGGACAGTGA
- a CDS encoding 5-(carboxyamino)imidazole ribonucleotide synthase: MTLRVGVIGGGQLARMMIAPAVELGIDIRVLAEDEGMSAALAASAVGDYRDADTVLAFARDVDVITFDHEHVPQDVLAALVDAGVSVHPGPAPLAVAQDKLVMRTRMAELGLPQPDWAAVADVAELQDFLDSHGGRAVVKTPRGGYDGKGVRVVAAATEADDWFAALAEDGHGGSLLAEELVDFTRELAQQVARRPSGEVRAYPVVETVQRGGVCAEVVAPAPRADGRVQRVAADIGVAVAEGLGVTGMLAVELFETSDERILINELAMRPHNSGHWTQDGAVTSQFEQHLRAVLDLPLGATDAKAPWSVMINVLGGPAEGTLEERFPAALDAHPHAKIHTYGKAPRPGRKVGHVNVTGDDLDDAVYEARATAAFFD, translated from the coding sequence ATGACGCTGCGAGTCGGAGTGATCGGTGGCGGACAGCTGGCGCGGATGATGATCGCGCCCGCCGTCGAACTGGGGATCGACATCCGTGTCCTCGCCGAGGACGAGGGAATGTCGGCGGCGCTCGCCGCGTCGGCGGTGGGCGACTACCGCGACGCCGATACCGTCCTGGCCTTCGCGCGCGACGTCGACGTCATCACCTTCGACCACGAGCACGTCCCGCAGGATGTCCTCGCCGCCCTCGTCGACGCGGGGGTCTCCGTTCACCCCGGACCCGCCCCGCTCGCCGTCGCCCAGGACAAGCTCGTCATGCGGACGCGCATGGCCGAACTGGGCCTTCCCCAGCCCGACTGGGCCGCCGTCGCCGACGTCGCCGAGCTGCAGGACTTCCTCGACTCTCACGGCGGTCGCGCCGTGGTGAAGACGCCCCGCGGTGGCTACGACGGCAAGGGCGTGCGCGTCGTCGCCGCGGCGACCGAGGCGGATGACTGGTTCGCCGCTCTCGCCGAGGACGGCCACGGGGGATCGCTGCTCGCCGAAGAGCTCGTCGACTTCACGCGCGAACTCGCGCAGCAGGTGGCGCGCCGGCCGTCCGGCGAGGTGCGCGCCTATCCCGTCGTCGAGACCGTGCAGCGCGGGGGAGTGTGCGCCGAGGTCGTCGCACCCGCGCCCCGTGCCGACGGGCGTGTCCAGCGGGTCGCCGCCGACATCGGCGTCGCCGTGGCCGAGGGCCTCGGCGTCACCGGGATGCTGGCTGTCGAGCTGTTCGAGACCAGCGACGAGCGCATCCTCATCAACGAGCTCGCAATGCGTCCCCACAACAGCGGCCACTGGACGCAGGACGGGGCGGTCACCAGCCAGTTCGAGCAGCACCTGCGGGCGGTCCTCGACCTCCCCCTCGGAGCGACGGATGCCAAGGCCCCGTGGTCCGTCATGATCAACGTGCTCGGCGGGCCCGCCGAGGGGACGCTCGAGGAGCGATTCCCCGCGGCGCTCGACGCACACCCGCACGCCAAGATCCACACGTACGGCAAGGCTCCGCGCCCCGGCCGCAAGGTCGGGCACGTCAACGTGACGGGCGACGACCTCGACGACGCCGTGTACGAGGCACGCGCGACGGCCGCCTTCTTCGATTGA
- a CDS encoding glycosyltransferase family A protein: MPARAGIVIRTRHRPAFLRRALGDIAAQRFEDWRLIVVNDGGDAAEVDAVVETAGLGERAEVIHIPAGEGGRCIAANTGVRALDTEYVVLHDDDDRWHPAFLERTVAWLDAHPAHGAVSAATEIVYEENRGGTWIEVDRAPFWAGMSRISLGEMMSVNRAVPISVVYRRRLHDEVGWYDETLDAVEDWDLYLRILREHEIGFLAGEPLAFWTQRPDSVGLDANSMFGLAAEHARDDAVVRDRALAEWVQREGPGLPLYLSSLHTQLAAHVDAAVDRLRAELREDVRREIDAHQPLLSRVRGLRRRFGRR; this comes from the coding sequence ATGCCTGCACGCGCCGGGATCGTCATCCGCACCCGTCACCGCCCGGCGTTCCTCCGCCGGGCCCTCGGCGACATCGCCGCCCAGCGGTTCGAGGACTGGCGGCTGATCGTCGTCAACGACGGCGGTGACGCGGCCGAGGTCGACGCCGTCGTCGAGACGGCGGGGCTCGGCGAGCGCGCCGAGGTGATCCACATCCCCGCGGGCGAGGGTGGGCGCTGCATCGCGGCGAACACGGGAGTGCGCGCCCTCGACACGGAGTACGTCGTTCTCCACGACGACGACGACCGCTGGCATCCCGCCTTCCTCGAGCGCACGGTCGCGTGGCTCGACGCGCACCCCGCGCACGGCGCGGTGTCGGCCGCGACCGAGATCGTGTACGAGGAGAACCGCGGCGGGACGTGGATCGAGGTCGATCGAGCCCCGTTCTGGGCGGGCATGAGCCGGATCTCGCTCGGCGAGATGATGAGCGTGAACCGGGCCGTTCCCATCTCGGTCGTCTATCGTCGCCGCCTGCACGACGAGGTCGGCTGGTACGACGAGACCCTGGATGCCGTCGAGGACTGGGATCTGTATCTGCGGATCCTGCGCGAGCACGAGATCGGGTTCCTCGCGGGGGAGCCGCTCGCGTTCTGGACGCAGCGGCCCGACTCGGTCGGTCTGGACGCGAACAGCATGTTCGGTCTCGCGGCCGAGCACGCGCGCGACGACGCGGTGGTGCGCGACCGCGCTCTCGCCGAGTGGGTACAGCGCGAGGGCCCCGGGCTGCCGCTGTACCTCTCGTCCCTCCACACGCAGCTAGCCGCGCATGTCGACGCGGCCGTCGACCGTCTGAGGGCCGAGCTGCGCGAGGACGTCCGTCGCGAGATCGACGCGCATCAGCCCCTTCTCTCGCGCGTCCGTGGGCTTCGTCGCCGGTTCGGACGTCGATAA
- a CDS encoding bifunctional dTDP-4-dehydrorhamnose 3,5-epimerase family protein/NAD(P)-dependent oxidoreductase, with protein sequence MSIEFGKALSVRETPIPGLVVLDLPVHGDARGWFKENWQREKMTAAGVDLPDFGPVQNNISFNDAVGTTRGIHAEPWDKYVSVATGRIFGAWVDLREGDSFGAVFTTELDPSTAIFVPRGVGNSYQTLEPDTAYTYLVNDHWSPDATYTFLNLADETAAIDWPIPLDDVEISAKDKNHPRLADVVPMPPKKILVTGANGQLGRALREEFGDHPWIEYATRADLDLTSPDLDAARRWRDYGTIVNAAAYTKVDVAETPEGRTEAWAANVTAVAALARIATANGITLVHVSSDYVFDGSKEGAYATTDPVSPVGVYGQTKAAGDAIVSAVPRHYILRTSWVIGEGNNFVRTMASLAERGVDPRVVNDQRGRLTFTTDLAATVRALLETGAPSGVYNVTGAGDPTTWYDIARDVFELTGHDPSRVTGVSTEEYFAAATAPVAPRPSNSVLELADHGPVVTAPARERLRSYLSA encoded by the coding sequence GTGTCGATCGAATTCGGCAAGGCGCTGTCGGTGCGCGAGACGCCCATCCCCGGGCTCGTCGTGCTGGATCTCCCCGTCCACGGCGACGCGCGCGGATGGTTCAAGGAGAACTGGCAGCGCGAGAAGATGACCGCCGCGGGTGTAGACCTGCCCGACTTCGGTCCGGTGCAGAACAACATCTCGTTCAACGACGCGGTGGGCACGACCCGCGGCATCCACGCCGAACCGTGGGACAAGTACGTGTCGGTCGCGACCGGGCGGATCTTCGGCGCGTGGGTCGACCTTCGCGAGGGCGACTCGTTCGGTGCGGTCTTCACGACGGAGCTCGACCCGTCGACGGCGATCTTCGTCCCGCGAGGCGTCGGCAACTCGTATCAGACCCTCGAACCGGACACCGCGTACACGTACCTCGTGAACGACCACTGGTCGCCCGACGCCACCTACACCTTCCTCAACCTCGCCGACGAGACCGCCGCGATCGACTGGCCGATCCCGCTCGACGACGTGGAGATCAGCGCGAAGGACAAGAACCACCCGCGTCTCGCCGACGTCGTGCCGATGCCCCCGAAGAAGATCCTCGTGACCGGGGCCAACGGCCAGCTCGGCCGGGCCCTGCGCGAGGAGTTCGGCGACCACCCGTGGATCGAGTACGCCACGCGCGCCGACCTCGACCTGACCTCGCCGGATCTGGATGCCGCGCGCCGCTGGCGCGACTACGGCACGATCGTCAATGCCGCCGCGTACACCAAGGTCGATGTCGCCGAGACGCCCGAGGGCCGCACCGAGGCCTGGGCGGCGAACGTCACGGCCGTGGCCGCGTTGGCCCGTATCGCGACGGCCAATGGGATCACGCTGGTGCACGTCTCGAGCGACTACGTCTTCGACGGATCGAAAGAGGGCGCGTACGCGACGACCGACCCGGTGTCGCCCGTAGGCGTCTACGGGCAGACGAAGGCCGCGGGCGACGCGATCGTCTCCGCGGTTCCGCGGCACTACATCCTGCGGACGAGCTGGGTCATCGGCGAGGGCAACAACTTCGTCCGCACGATGGCGTCGCTCGCCGAACGCGGTGTCGATCCTCGCGTCGTGAACGATCAGCGAGGACGCCTGACCTTCACGACCGACCTCGCCGCCACGGTGCGCGCGCTGCTCGAGACGGGAGCACCCTCCGGCGTCTACAACGTGACCGGAGCCGGCGATCCCACGACGTGGTACGACATCGCACGCGACGTCTTCGAGCTCACCGGCCACGACCCCTCCCGCGTCACGGGGGTCAGCACCGAGGAGTATTTCGCCGCGGCGACGGCACCCGTCGCGCCCCGGCCGTCGAACAGCGTTCTCGAGCTGGCCGACCACGGCCCCGTCGTCACCGCTCCGGCGCGCGAGCGCCTGCGCTCCTACCTGTCGGCGTGA
- a CDS encoding VCBS repeat-containing protein produces MTARSRRRSVAAVIAAWACAIAVLVAVPVALPATVAPVDSAAAANASDWNAGNIIDDAVFYNGDAMSSNDIQAFMERQVPSCRSGYTCIKDYRQNTDDRPADKYCNGYQGRPNESASTIIDKVARSCGISQKALLVLLQKEQGLITSTAPSDWNYQAATGQGCPDTAPCDPSTSGFFYQVYYGARQFEVYRLNPTWWGYQQGRWNNILYNPDSSCGTQRVFIENAATAGLYIYTPYVPNQAALNNLYGTGDRCSAYGNRNFWRTFTDWFGTTRYTPPRPTYGVDSSVVAVDPSGNVVSYPFKSSTWGDRVQTAGGLSKSDRVLSMGDFDGDGRRDMIVLDSSKKVWLRPLQSRDGDLPAKRIGVDWSDAALITAAGDADGDGVPDVYTTTKAGLLLLWKGTGYGTFAAPRQVGSGWTGFTALVGGADISGDGTPDILARDASGALWVYRGDGSGGFRDGRDYLGGGWDTMRSILAPGDFTGNGRTDILAVDRSGVMWAYTRGDGGTFGRVSTPVGSGWSVMSVVTSEGPKPGWRKSFPGGAGDLTGDGASDVVAVSNKGVMSVYPGNGSGGWLGPIQVQAKWGSATVVPLGDFDGDGRADLGRITSDGTFQLLRGKGDGTFASATTIGSGWSGFGLVTGGIDFDGDRRVDVVARDATGALRLYRGDGMGGWLTGQGEVIGVGWNVINSLSAAGDVDGDSLNDFVARKTDGTLWLYGTNGRGSWGSIRQIGTGWNVFKTVFSPGNFDGNGGPDVLGRASNGDLYLYRGDGGGGWQGDRFRAGIGWDVMAQIR; encoded by the coding sequence GTGACGGCGCGCTCGCGCCGCCGCAGCGTTGCGGCGGTCATCGCGGCCTGGGCCTGCGCGATCGCCGTCCTGGTCGCGGTGCCCGTGGCGCTGCCGGCTACGGTCGCTCCCGTCGACTCCGCCGCGGCCGCCAACGCCTCGGACTGGAACGCGGGCAACATCATCGATGACGCCGTGTTCTACAACGGTGACGCGATGAGCTCCAACGATATCCAGGCATTCATGGAGCGCCAGGTGCCGTCCTGCCGGTCGGGCTACACCTGCATCAAGGACTATCGGCAGAACACCGACGACCGGCCCGCGGACAAGTACTGCAACGGCTACCAGGGACGGCCCAACGAGAGCGCGTCGACCATCATCGACAAGGTCGCGCGTTCCTGCGGGATCAGTCAGAAGGCGCTTCTCGTCCTCCTGCAGAAGGAACAGGGCCTGATCACGTCGACGGCGCCGTCGGACTGGAACTACCAAGCGGCCACGGGCCAGGGATGCCCCGACACGGCTCCGTGCGATCCGTCGACCTCGGGCTTCTTCTACCAGGTCTATTACGGCGCGCGGCAGTTCGAGGTCTACCGTCTCAACCCGACCTGGTGGGGTTACCAGCAGGGTCGGTGGAACAACATCCTCTACAACCCCGACAGCAGCTGCGGCACGCAGCGTGTCTTCATCGAGAATGCGGCCACCGCGGGCCTGTACATCTACACGCCGTACGTGCCGAACCAGGCCGCCCTCAACAACCTGTACGGCACCGGAGACCGCTGCTCGGCCTACGGCAACCGCAACTTCTGGCGGACGTTCACGGACTGGTTCGGGACGACCCGGTACACACCGCCCCGGCCGACCTACGGCGTGGACTCCTCGGTCGTCGCGGTGGACCCGTCGGGCAACGTCGTCTCCTACCCCTTCAAGAGCAGCACGTGGGGTGACCGCGTGCAGACGGCCGGGGGGCTGTCGAAGTCGGATCGGGTGCTCTCGATGGGCGATTTCGACGGTGACGGCCGCCGCGACATGATCGTCCTCGATTCGTCGAAGAAGGTGTGGCTCCGCCCGTTGCAATCGCGCGACGGCGATCTCCCCGCGAAGCGCATCGGCGTCGACTGGTCGGACGCCGCGCTGATCACGGCCGCGGGCGATGCCGACGGCGACGGGGTCCCCGACGTCTATACGACCACCAAGGCCGGCCTGCTGCTGCTCTGGAAGGGCACGGGTTACGGGACGTTCGCCGCCCCGCGGCAGGTGGGCAGCGGATGGACGGGGTTCACCGCGCTCGTCGGCGGCGCGGACATCTCCGGTGACGGCACCCCCGACATCCTCGCGCGTGACGCCTCCGGTGCTCTCTGGGTCTATCGCGGCGACGGCTCGGGCGGCTTTCGAGACGGGCGGGACTATCTGGGCGGCGGCTGGGACACGATGCGGTCCATCCTCGCACCGGGCGACTTCACGGGGAACGGCCGCACGGACATCTTGGCGGTCGACCGGTCCGGCGTGATGTGGGCCTACACGCGCGGCGACGGCGGCACGTTCGGTCGCGTGTCCACGCCCGTGGGCAGCGGATGGTCGGTGATGAGCGTCGTGACCAGCGAGGGACCCAAGCCCGGATGGCGCAAGTCCTTCCCGGGCGGCGCCGGAGACCTCACGGGCGATGGGGCGAGCGACGTCGTTGCCGTATCGAACAAGGGCGTGATGAGCGTGTACCCGGGCAACGGGTCCGGTGGGTGGCTCGGCCCGATCCAGGTGCAGGCCAAGTGGGGCTCGGCGACGGTCGTCCCGCTCGGCGACTTCGACGGCGACGGGCGTGCCGATCTGGGGCGCATCACCTCGGATGGGACGTTCCAGCTCCTGCGGGGCAAGGGAGACGGCACCTTCGCCTCCGCAACCACGATCGGCAGTGGGTGGAGCGGCTTCGGCCTGGTGACCGGCGGCATCGATTTCGACGGTGATCGGCGGGTCGATGTTGTCGCTCGCGATGCCACCGGCGCCCTGCGGCTCTACCGCGGCGACGGGATGGGCGGTTGGCTCACCGGTCAGGGCGAGGTCATCGGGGTGGGATGGAACGTCATCAATTCGCTCTCCGCGGCCGGTGACGTCGACGGCGACAGCCTCAACGATTTCGTCGCGCGCAAGACGGACGGCACCCTGTGGTTGTACGGCACGAACGGACGGGGCAGCTGGGGGTCCATCCGCCAGATCGGAACCGGCTGGAATGTCTTCAAGACGGTCTTCAGCCCGGGCAACTTCGATGGGAACGGTGGCCCCGACGTCCTCGGCCGCGCCTCGAACGGCGACCTCTACCTCTACCGCGGCGACGGCGGTGGCGGGTGGCAGGGAGATCGGTTCCGTGCCGGCATCGGGTGGGACGTGATGGCGCAGATCCGCTGA
- the rfbA gene encoding glucose-1-phosphate thymidylyltransferase RfbA — translation MRGIILAGGTGSRLHPITLGISKQLVPVYDKPMIYYPLSTLILAGIRDILIITTPQDSEQFQRLLGDGSRFGISLTYRVQPSPDGLAQAFLLGEEHIGSESVALVLGDNIFYGQGMGTRLRQYTDLDGGVVFGYRVADPTAYGVVEFDREGRVVSLEEKPLVPKSDYAVPGLYFYDNDVIEIARELKPSPRGELEITDVNRTYLEQGRLRVELLPRGTAWLDTGTFDSLSEATEFIRTVEKRQGLSIGCPEEVAWRMGFLSDEELRERAEPLVKSGYGQYLLKALAQGSVDGPL, via the coding sequence ATGCGCGGAATCATTCTGGCGGGCGGCACGGGCTCGCGACTTCACCCGATCACGTTGGGCATCTCGAAGCAACTGGTGCCGGTCTACGACAAGCCGATGATCTACTATCCGCTGTCGACGCTGATCCTCGCCGGCATCCGCGACATCCTCATCATCACCACCCCGCAGGATTCCGAGCAATTCCAGCGCCTGCTCGGCGACGGCTCGCGTTTCGGCATCTCGTTGACCTACCGCGTTCAGCCCTCGCCCGACGGCCTCGCGCAGGCCTTTCTTCTCGGCGAGGAGCACATCGGCTCCGAGTCGGTCGCTCTCGTGTTGGGCGACAACATCTTCTACGGGCAGGGCATGGGTACGCGTCTGCGCCAGTACACCGATCTCGACGGCGGGGTCGTCTTCGGATACCGCGTCGCCGATCCGACCGCCTACGGCGTCGTGGAGTTCGACCGCGAAGGACGCGTGGTCTCTCTCGAAGAGAAGCCCCTCGTCCCAAAGAGCGATTACGCCGTGCCCGGGCTCTACTTCTACGACAACGACGTCATCGAGATCGCCCGCGAACTGAAGCCGTCGCCTCGCGGAGAGCTCGAGATCACCGACGTGAACCGCACCTACCTCGAGCAGGGGCGTCTGCGCGTCGAGCTGCTCCCACGCGGCACCGCGTGGCTCGACACCGGTACGTTCGACTCGCTCAGCGAGGCGACCGAGTTCATCCGCACGGTCGAGAAGCGCCAGGGGCTGTCCATCGGATGCCCTGAAGAGGTCGCGTGGCGCATGGGGTTCCTCAGCGATGAGGAACTGCGCGAACGCGCGGAGCCGCTCGTCAAGAGCGGATACGGGCAGTACCTGCTCAAGGCCCTTGCACAGGGAAGCGTCGACGGCCCCCTCTAA
- the purE gene encoding 5-(carboxyamino)imidazole ribonucleotide mutase gives MGSDSDWRVMNAASEVLSEFGIPHEVEVVSAHRTPDKLVRYGREARSRGLRAIIAGAGGAAHLPGMLASVTALPVIGVPVQLATLDGLDSLLSIVQMPAGIPVATVSINGAKNAGLLAARILGSADAEIADRIEAYARDLESQVEDKNRRLKESL, from the coding sequence ATGGGCTCCGACTCGGATTGGCGCGTGATGAACGCCGCCTCCGAGGTACTGAGCGAGTTCGGCATCCCGCACGAGGTGGAGGTCGTCTCGGCCCACCGCACGCCGGACAAGCTCGTGCGGTACGGCCGCGAGGCCCGGAGCCGCGGGCTTCGCGCGATCATCGCCGGTGCCGGGGGAGCCGCTCACCTGCCCGGCATGTTGGCATCCGTCACCGCTCTTCCCGTGATCGGCGTGCCCGTCCAGCTGGCCACCCTCGATGGGCTGGACTCGCTGCTGAGCATCGTGCAGATGCCGGCGGGGATCCCGGTCGCCACGGTGTCGATCAACGGGGCGAAGAACGCGGGGCTCCTCGCCGCACGCATCCTCGGGTCGGCGGACGCCGAGATCGCGGATCGGATCGAGGCATACGCCCGCGACCTCGAGAGTCAGGTCGAAGACAAGAACCGACGGCTCAAGGAGTCGCTATGA
- a CDS encoding glycosyltransferase — protein MTVTLRVVLDQLVAPTSRDLAEASASLAQALVDTAPRGCDVASIVPAPGLGDDAGVTGLSAETRLSMRRRELAASWQLGVAPGVGKGLIHSPTALAPLVRHDRVNETHQIVVTLWDLRAWEAPDELPRAEALASRALLSRVTKHADAVVVPTHAMAARLGEVAKSKLVAKVRVIGGAPAAGMRVPSDAVGRLRALELPTSFLALAGGRAPSDGVADAFAAVTAAGWDGDVVVLDVPEGEEPAVVELAAAAGIAEARVHARGSLDQWDRAAVLSHAAAFVTGCARTDWPWRAVDALAVGIPIVAVDTPVHREVLADAAALAPADALGGALERALGDDGARLRVLAGDRAKGFAWEACADRIWALHAEL, from the coding sequence GTGACCGTCACGCTGCGCGTCGTGCTGGATCAGCTCGTCGCCCCCACGTCCCGCGATCTCGCCGAGGCGTCGGCCTCCTTGGCTCAGGCTCTCGTCGACACCGCCCCGCGCGGCTGCGATGTCGCGAGCATCGTTCCCGCACCCGGGCTCGGCGATGACGCCGGGGTGACCGGCCTGTCGGCCGAGACGCGCCTCAGCATGCGACGGCGCGAGCTCGCGGCATCCTGGCAGCTCGGGGTCGCCCCCGGCGTCGGGAAGGGACTGATCCACTCGCCGACCGCTCTTGCCCCGCTTGTGCGCCACGACCGCGTCAACGAGACGCACCAGATCGTGGTGACCCTGTGGGACCTGCGCGCGTGGGAAGCGCCCGACGAACTGCCCCGCGCCGAGGCGCTCGCCTCGCGCGCGCTGCTCTCCCGCGTGACGAAGCACGCCGACGCCGTGGTCGTCCCGACCCACGCAATGGCCGCGCGGCTGGGAGAAGTGGCCAAGTCCAAGCTCGTGGCGAAGGTCCGCGTGATTGGGGGAGCCCCCGCCGCCGGCATGCGCGTCCCGTCCGACGCGGTGGGACGCCTGCGCGCCCTCGAGCTTCCGACATCGTTCCTCGCGCTCGCGGGTGGCCGCGCCCCGTCCGACGGAGTCGCCGACGCATTCGCCGCCGTCACCGCCGCTGGGTGGGACGGCGACGTCGTCGTCCTCGACGTGCCCGAGGGGGAGGAGCCCGCCGTCGTGGAGCTCGCCGCCGCCGCGGGCATCGCCGAGGCGCGCGTTCACGCCCGCGGTTCGCTCGACCAGTGGGACCGCGCCGCGGTGCTCTCGCACGCCGCCGCGTTCGTGACCGGGTGCGCACGGACGGACTGGCCCTGGCGCGCCGTGGACGCCCTGGCCGTCGGCATCCCGATCGTCGCGGTCGACACCCCCGTCCACCGGGAAGTACTGGCGGATGCCGCGGCGCTCGCCCCCGCGGACGCCCTCGGGGGCGCGTTGGAGAGGGCCCTCGGGGACGACGGCGCACGGCTGCGCGTGCTCGCCGGCGACCGCGCCAAGGGCTTCGCGTGGGAGGCCTGCGCCGACCGGATCTGGGCGCTGCACGCCGAACTCTGA